Proteins found in one Homalodisca vitripennis isolate AUS2020 chromosome 4, UT_GWSS_2.1, whole genome shotgun sequence genomic segment:
- the LOC124359522 gene encoding sodium-coupled monocarboxylate transporter 1-like produces MAVLAVALALLPLAAAELCPEQEHPRFEWLDYVVLAAMLVVSCCIGFFYALFGSKPETSADFLLGGSDMGTIPMAMSLAAGFITAIELLGNPSEMYTYGTQFWMTCVAFLVVVPITSYLYLPVYMKLRLTSCYEYLELRFNKKIRVIAAGLYVLQMVLYTSVAVYAPALALSHVTGLNTYIAVTLVYVVCIFYASQGGMKAVIMTDTFQAAVLILSIVVIIILGQGLVGGFSHLVNVNYESGRIEIFQLNPNPTVRHSVWSVVIGGTVYWTTMFCSNQASIQKYLSVESISQARKALWVSSISLIVVFSINFYTGMIMYAEYKDCDPLSNRVISASDQLLPLFVMNTLGHLQGIPGLFVAGIFAASLGTVASAVNSLAAVTIQDFLHGVFDYKPEENKGASLSKWISAGFGVLSFLLVFVVEQLGSLLQVALSFNGMAGGIMLGLFSLGMFFPWANSRGALVGSSVAMALVVWIGVGTQIAQTRGFMSAEPKPTSLESCNCSINYTLPSPSFSSDEVFVLYQISYLWYSVIGLVVTLVLGLGTSLVYQPQDPCRLHPDLISPPVLALLQSLPNSIKESVGLPVQSKEAPEGTLNSKKKQTEMKGIPNPGLVMDNETV; encoded by the exons ATGGCTGTGCTGGCGGTTGCGCTAGCCCTGCTGCCTCTAGCGGCTGCGGAACTATGTCCCGAGCAGGAACACCCTCGCTTCGAGTGGCTGGACTACGTGGTGCTCGCCGCCATGCTCGTCGTCTCCTGCTGCATCGGCTTCTTCTACGCGCTGTTCGGCAGCAAGCCTGAGACTTCAGCTGACTTTCTTCTCGGAGGCAGTGACATGGGTACCATCCCAATGGCCATGTCTCTAGCAGCAGG GTTTATCACAGCCATTGAGCTGTTAGGAAACCCGTCTGAGATGTACACATATGGCACACAATTTTGGATGACATGTGTTGCGTTCTTGGTAGTAGTTCCTATAACCTCGTACTTGTACCTGCCTGTCTATATGAAGCTGCGGTTGACATCCTGTTATGAG TATTTGGAGCTGAGGTTTAACAAGAAAATAAGGGTTATAGCTGCAGGACTCTATGTATTACAAATG GTGCTATATACTTCAGTAGCTGTATATGCTCCAGCCCTAGCACTCAGCCATG TTACTGGATTAAACACCTATATTGCGGTCACTCTGGTGTATGTTGTCTGCATTTTTTATGCTTCTCAG GGGGGGATGAAAGCTGTTATAATGACAGACACTTTCCAAGCTGCAGTTCTAATCCTGTCCATAGTAGTCATCATCATACTGGGCCAGGGGTTGGTCGGAGGATTCAGCCATCTTGTCAACGTCAACTATGAGTCCGGcagaattgaaatatttca ACTGAACCCGAATCCAACAGTGCGACACAGTGTGTGGTCTGTGGTGATTGGAGGCACTGTATATTGGACCACAATGTTCTGCTCCAATCAGGCATCCATCCAGAAATATCTCTCAGTTGAATCCATCTCGCAAGCTAGGAA GGCTTTGTGGGTGAGCAGTATCTCACTGATAGTAGTGTTCAGTATCAACTTCTACACTGGCATGATCATGTACGCAGAATACAAAGACTGTGATCCACTTTCAAATAgg GTGATTTCTGCGTCTGACCAGCTACTGCCATTGTTTGTTATGAACACTCTAGGACACCTACAGGGTATCCCGGGCTTGTTTGTTGCTGGAATATTTGCTGCATCATTAGG GACAGTTGCATCAGCTGTTAACTCCCTGGCTGCTGTCACTATCCAAGATTTCCTGCACGGTGTATTTGACTACAAGCCTGAGGAAAACAAGGGTGCCTCACTCTCCAAGTGGATATCAGCTGGTTTTGGTGTCCTCAGCTTCCTGCTTGTCTTCGTGGTGGAGCAGCTTGGCAGTCTACTACAG GTAGCATTGAGCTTCAATGGAATGGCTGGAGGAATAATGCTGGGCCTGTTCTCTTTGGGAATGTTCTTCCCCTGGGCCAACTCAAGG GGGGCACTGGTGGGCTCCTCGGTTGCTATGGCTCTGGTGGTGTGGATAGGTGTCGGCACTCAGATCGCCCAAACAAGAGGTTTTATGTCAGCTGAACCCAAGCCAACATCACTAGAGAGCTGTAACTGCAGCATTAACTACACACTTCCTTCCCCATCATTCAGTTCTGATGA AGTGTTTGTGCTGTATCAGATTAGCTACCTGTGGTACTCTGTGATTGGCCTAGTAGTGACGCTGGTGCTGGGACTGGGTACCAGTCTAGTGTACCAACCTCAAGATCCATGCCGCCTCCATCCTGATCTCATCTCTCCCCCTGTCCTGGCTTTGCTCCAGAGCCTACCCAACTCTATAAAGGAATCTGTCGGCCTACCAGTTCAG TCAAAAGAAGCACCAGAAGGCACACTGAACTCCaagaaaaaacaaacagaaatgaaaggAATACCTAATCCGGGACTGGTCATGGACAATGAAACGGTTTGA